The following proteins are co-located in the Bubalus bubalis isolate 160015118507 breed Murrah chromosome 23, NDDB_SH_1, whole genome shotgun sequence genome:
- the LOC102398434 gene encoding olfactory receptor 13A1-like: MEQGLGAAPGWATRSNQTLMTEFVLQGFSELPRLRLPLFGCFFSLYTVALTGNAVIIAVVSHSASLQSPMYFFLCNLAAMDIVCTSSVLPKALAGLAFEENTISFPGCMAQLFFLTWSASSELLLLTAMAYDRYVAICRPLHYSSRMSPRLCRSLAVGVWAVCALNGSLHAGLMTQLSFCGPNVIAHFFCEIPPLLLLSCSPTLVNSIMTVLADAFYGVVNFLLTLLSYGCIVASILRMRSAAGRQRAFSTCSSHLLVVSVYYSAVFCAYISPASSYSPERSKVSAVLYTMLSPTLNPIVYSLRNTEVKHALGRLVQALLCHGARGLPP; encoded by the coding sequence ATGGAGCAAGGCCTTGGGGCTGCTCCCGGCTGGGCCACAAGGTCCAACCAGACCCTGATGACAGAGTTCGTGCTTCAGGGCTTCTCGGAGCTCCCCCGCCTGCGGCTGCCCCTTTTCGGCTGCTTCTTCTCCCTCTACACCGTGGCGCTCACGGGCAACGCTGTGATCATCGCTGTGGTCAGCCACAGCGCCAGCCTCCAAAgccccatgtactttttcctctgcAATCTAGCTGCCATGGATATTGTTTGCACCTCATCTGTGCTGCCCAAGGCACTGGCGGGCCTGGCCTTCGAGGAAAACACCATCTCCTTCCCTGGGTGCATGGCCCAACTGTTCTTCCTCACCTGGTCCGCATCTtccgagctgctgctgctgacggccatggcctatgaccgctacgtggccatctgccGCCCGCTGCACTACAGCTCGCGGATGAGCCCGCGGCTGTGCCGGTCGCTGGCCGTGGGCGTGTGGGCCGTCTGTGCCCTCAACGGGTCGCTGCACGCTGGGCTGATGACGCAGCTGTCCTTCTGTGGCCCCAACGTTATTGCACATTTCTTCTGCGAGATCCCCCCACTCCTGCTGCTCTCCTGCAGCCCCACACTCGTGAACAGCATCATGACTGTCTTAGCTGATGCCTTCTATGGAGTCGTCAACTTCCTGCTCACCCTGCTGTCCTATGGCTGCATTGTCGCCAGCATCCTGCGCATGCGCTCGGCTGCAGGGAGGCAGCGGGCCTTCTCaacctgctcctcccaccttctgGTGGTCTCCGTGTACTACTCCGCAGTGTTCTGTGCCTATATCAGCCCGGCCTCCAGCTATAGCCCTGAGAGAAGCAAGGTGTCCGCAGTGCTCTACACGATGCTGAGCCCCACTCTGAACCCCATCGTCTACTCTCTGAGGAACACGGAGGTTAAACATGCCCTGGGGAGACTTGTGCAAGCTCTTCTCTGCCATGGGGCCCGTGGGCTGCCTCCCTGA